Below is a window of Rhodamnia argentea isolate NSW1041297 chromosome 11, ASM2092103v1, whole genome shotgun sequence DNA.
TCTCTGTACTAGACTTGGGTGCAAATAAGTTTGAAGGGACATTACCGCGGTCTTTGAACAATTGTGCATTACTGGGGCAGCTAAACGTCAGTTACAACAAAATCAATGATACTTTTCCGAAGTGGTTGCTAGAAGCAGAATTTTTGTCGAGCTTTGATCTGCAGTTCAACGAATTCCATGGCCAAATCGATCCTCCAACCGATCCATTTCTTCGCCCCAGCCTTCGGAGTTTTTCCATAGCTAACATAATTTGAATCGATTTGAAGGGACATTGCCACGATCCTTACTTCAATGTAAGAGtttggaagttttggatctCAGCAACAACACAATGGAGGATACGTTCCCTGATTGGTTGGAAACGCTTCCCAAGCTACAAGTCCTTGTTTTGAGATCCAACAAGTTCCATGGCTTTGTGAGGAGTCCGAGAGCAGCTCGCCCATTTCCTGAATTGCGCATTTTCGACCTGTCCAACAACAATTTCAGCGGTCCGTTACCTGTTAGATATATTATGAAGCTCATTGCCATGATGAATCGGGAAAAAGGGCGGGGACAGCTGCAGTACATGGGAGGCTATGGTTATCAAGATTCAGTCACGGTGACCATGAAAGGATTGGAGATACgcctggtgaaaattttaacaaTATTCACGAGTATCGACTTATCGAGCAATCATTTTGTTGGGGGGCTTCCCATGGATATTGGAAGCCTGAAGTCACTCAAAGGGCTAAACATTTCTCACAACAATCTTACAGGCTATATCCCTCCATCTATCGGGAACTTGAGCGATCTCGAATGGCTAGACCTCTCTTCGAACCAGTTCACCGGAAGGATTCCTCAAGAACTAGCGGATTTGACATCTCTTGCATTCTTGAACCTCTCGGAGAATCGGCTCATCGGACCTATTCCACCGGGACCGCAATTCAACACATTCAAGAGCGACTCGTTCGATGGGAATCTTGGATTATGCGGATTTCCATTGCCGGAGACATGCAAGAGCGGTTCACGGGAAACTCCACCAGAAACCATCCTGCCGGAGAATGATACAGAGCATGGAGGCTGGTTTGAGTGGAGAACCATATTAATTGGTTATGGGTGTGGAACCGTGGCTGGAATCTCTCTGGGATACATCATTATCGATTCCAAGAAACTCGAACGGCTTGTAGGATTGTTTGACGGGATAGGAGCTAAAATGAGAAGGAAGTCAAAGAGGAATGCTCGGAGATCTTACCAAAGATGAGAGTCTTGACTGTTTGTTCTTTGCATTGTGAGATGAAGAGTAAGTCTGTTGAAACTTTCATAAGACAGATAATATGCTTATTACTTTGGCCTTTTCACTATTCCGAGTGTACCCTCATccgaaatatttttctttatgaacAAAATAATCTTTCCAAATTTCGTGGCTCATGCATTTTAACATTTATTTAATGTTGGAAAAACCGAATGGTCACAAACTATAGAAATAGACACGTGATTCGCGCATAatataaatgtttttttttaagttgttgaCATCTAATTTTGGCGGTCTtgtagttttattttttctcaaaataaacaatgtcaaatttgttaattatgcatcttttcttgtttattacaaaatagaaaagcaaatatatataatgataaataaaaaaaatcgaatcggGCGGAGCAACTTGAATCCACGTGGTCCAGTTGGgccgttttcttttcttgagcaGGCTTTTCTCTTTCTATCAGCCCACTTTCCTTTTTGCACTAGCCCAAATAGGCCCATGACTCTCTTTCCCCCCAACTCAACTCACGTGGCCATGTTTCACTCATATCactttaggggtgagcataatTTCATGATAGAATCGGGAACCTGAAATCGGAATATATAGGAACTTGTCCATTTTCGGGTTccaaaattgaggaacttgttcCAATATGTAGGTTACAAGTTCCACTTCCTAGAATCTAGAACTTGCAACCTAGACTCTAGATcctcaaataattttttgtgttttttgggTATATGTCTTCGCACGATCCTACAATATTCTATGGCGTCCAATAATAAGTATACAATCTGATCCAATGAGAAGGTTTCAAATTCTAAATATAACCCGTATGAAACCCGAAACCGCTCATATCTACTTCCCTTTAGTGGTTGTAGCGTTCATTCTCAttttacttaactaaaaatgaaaaaaaaaattagtagatTCCCAGGTACCCTAGAACCGACTCTAGAACCAAGAACATGGtaagtttcgggttctaggGTATAATGAGTAGGTTCCACCTATTTCGACGGgcgggtttcgggttccaagtaGGAACCTGAAACCGCTTACCACTATATCACTTCACatcactctctctttccccctcaACTCAACTTACGTGGCCTCCGGTAGACGACCACCAGCCCGAGAGAGATCGGCGATCGACACTCCCTCCCGAGGATCTTTCATTCGTCGTCGTCTTCCATCGACGCCTCATTACCGACGTCTCTTAGCATCCCTATTGTGGTCTCGGGGTCCCGCTATCCTCCGCCGATTTGTGATCGAGCCATCTATAGTCCCTCATGATCACGGGCGTTCGACGCAGCCAAGCCATCATGCGGTGCCTGCCGACCAACTACCGTGCCAAGGGTTCTTCCGAAATGATCTGATGATCACCTCGCCGAGGGTCTCGATGTGGCCAGCCGTCGCTGCTTCACTCCCCCGCTGTCCACCTTCCGATCGTAACCGACAGCGCACTTCGCACTAGGTAGGCCATATCCCATGTAACTCAATCTTTCTCCCTTACATGGCCATATGTTCTTCGCTTGCTGTTTGCCATCTGGTCTTGCCGTCGTGGGGAGTCACGGCTGGTCGCCAGTGGGAGGCGCGGTTGAGCCATCGACGGGAGTTCGTTTGGTGTTGGCTGGGGGTCGGAAACGTCTTGACATAGATGTGCGTAGAGATCTCGTTTGGACGTTGGGCGAGGAAGATGACTTGGCGGGTCAGTTTCTGGGCGGAGTCTATTTGGTCTGACTATTGGTCTTTTGGGCCGCGTGAGAAAGATAGGCTTACTGGCTAAGTGAGTCTTGGTTGCTAATCTGGCCTGGTCTATCTATTTGGGGGGCCTGTTTCTATccctcttgttttttttatttttcaagaattcGGACTGGGCTCATGTCTCTAGCCCAGTCGGAGCGAGAACCCAGGCCGTGGAGGCCTAGGTTCTGTTCTATCCGGGTCGGGTACGGAAGCCCAACCCCACCCGCTTTTATCAAGTaaataattctaaaaattctctcaaaaaaaaaaaaaagaaatcccaaaatATTCATACAATCCCTGAAAACtagaaaaatggcttttttttattgccttttaaagcctaatttgaagtttttaggCTCAAGATTGGTGATTATCGCAAATCGATGCCCAGTTCGGCATGATATATGTGTATTCGATCCATGTATGGGGATTGTTTCCTTAAAATATCGTCATTATAGATTTGATTTGCATGTGTACATTCCAGTCTAATATTTGGCATATTTTACCTGATTAAGTGTAACACGGcactatcttttgaaaaattgcatgttaaacTGCTTTCCTAGGAGGTAGGTAAAAGGTTACACGGGTAATTAcacaaaatgacagaaaaatattatacATGATCATTTAACACTGATTAGATACCTAGTAGGCTTTAAAATCATACGCAGAATGTGTGATCACTTTAGGGAATATTAATTGATTAGGTATTAAAAGGGTGCTAATTACCTAATTAGCCTAAATAAGTCTCTAGTCTTAAAAGCTCTGGTTGTGTAGGAATTGAGGTGGCACTCCCATATCTCAATTGATTTCTATCCGACTCCAATAGGCTAGTATCGGCTTCGAGTAACTTTTTAGGTTACTAATCGAAGAAACGAAATTCAACGTCCAGCGAGGTAGGATTTGGGAGATTTCACGCCTAAACTAATAGGCAATACCTCTAAATCCGCTGAACCTCTAAGAAAGGCGAAAGGCAGTTTGCGACATAAGTTTTAGCGGAAAAGCCGGCAAATAATTTCCAGACCAGAAGAAGGCAAAACCAAAAGTGGAGTTTGCCAttaatctattttatttatCGATGCTTGGATTTATtcatgataatttttctttcattgcttCTGCAAATGTATTTGTTATGGACTTTTTTCGATTGCCGGACATGAAATCCACTTTTTACGATTATTAGACATAAGCTTTTCACGTGGACGAGCCTCGACGATTgatcgaaagagagagagggagatcaaTTGCATTACAATTACAACGACACACAGCACAAGCTCTTGAAAAGGAACAAGCAAAACAATCACACACTTTAGAATGGAAAATACGCATTCAGACTTAGAAACATAATAAATATAGCAGCATCATGCAGCTCCCGCTCAACGTCGGGACAGCGCGATGGCAGACAGCAGGATTAGGAGCATGAGCACTACGACTCCGCCGAACGACCCGATCAGAGAGCCCGAGATGCGCTCGCAAAAGGAGTTGAATTGCTGGCAGATAGAGAACCAGTTAGCCTTGGTGTTCCCTTTGTGGGCCAAGTACACGATGGCAGCCGAGGCCGAAGCTCCTGCCGTCAACAGCGCCAACATTGCCTGCACCGTTTTGCACATTGTTCTAATTGGATGAGTTCATTTTGTTTACCAGTACGGAATTTCATGCCTAACTCTTTAGGACAATATGTGTCATCAAGAAGGACATACTGCATGTGCATGTTCCTATATCGTTTCGATGAAATCTTGAATTATAATCAGGAGATATGCTAGTTCAGAGCACCACAACCTGTATAGTACAACTACGAATGTTCTCAGAAAAATAGTTCCTTCCGATCGACATAATTTACCACGTCGAAGATGACCAAGACAATTCTGCTGTTTTGCGCTGCACTCCTCATGATGTGGAAGATGGACAGCGGCAGTGAGAGGACGAGGTAGGCGCCGACAACAGAATTAGCGACCACGAAAAAACTGTTTCATAACCATTAAAGACGAGGTCAGTCGTATTGTTGAAGAGTGTCGCAGTCACTTAAATTGCCAATGCAACTCGAACGGAAAAACTAAAGGAGTTAAAAAGCTTACGTGAATGTCGGGAGGTCATCATACTTAGCGCGGAATCTGATGAACCGAGTGAAGAAAGGGAGCGTCTCGTCCGTCGTCCCCATGGCTATTGCGCTTCCAAGGGTACAAATGAACGCCACTATCCTCAGAATGAAATCGAGAACCGCCACTCCTTTGTTGACACCACTCCTCGCGACGGAGGCTCTTGCTACCTCTCCGGCTTCCACTCCGCCcgccttcatttttttctcctctcctcttcGTTTGAAGGATGAAATATTATCGATCGATGTATCGGCAGCTCTCTAGGGTTCGAGAGAACACTTAAAAGAGCTCAAAGCTTGAAATATGCACGGATACAACTAGGGCTCATGACCACCGCTATATATACGCCATGAAGAGTTGACAAAAGGGCCAGTAGTAGGTTTGGTTAATGATCAAACAGCAACTAGAGTCCCCATGCGATGAAGTGTCTGTAACATGACCGTACCGACTAAAGATGAGCTTAGAGGGCATTTTTTAAGAGCTTACCTGCCCGTACTAGCTCAATTATATTGGGGCAATAGGGCATAGAAGCTAAAATAACTAATTCGTCGCGTCATCATGTCTTCCAACTCCATTGTTATGAACCCTAAATGGAAAAAGTGGATTCTAAACAAAAAAGGTAAGATACGTGAATCCACAGCTCGGTACAAATATAGCATGTTCTTCTTATCATTGCTGCCTGAATGCGATTCTACATGTTTCTCGCTGAGTGGAGATTGCAAAGATTGGAGCAGTTGGTAGTTCTATTGACATTGCAGCTGCGTTTGATGGGTCGTTGTGTTATTGTTGTTGTAGGCCTTGGAGGCTTCATTTGAGTGATATGAACAAATCCACTTGAATGAGATGTGCCCTCTTTGCTTCTTGAGATTTAAGTCCGATAGGGGCAGGTAACATTTTTCAGAGCAACGGCGGAGATACTGTGCGAGGAAGAGGGATCTTCGCCCCAATAGGGAGACGAATTCCGGAGTCATTTATGTTCACATTACGAAGCATTCATGACATTCTTAGCTAGTGAGcaagagaatatttttcagCTTCGTTTGGCAATCAGGTGTATTTTGTTGAGATTTGACATTTCACAGAAGAAAATATGATTTGGTTGGTCGAGGTGAACTTGTTAAAATTTATCGTTATGGACTCAATTGAGAGGGCATGCATCGAGCGTGTACACTTggtaaattttctcaaatagatTCGATATTCTCCCCAATTGGGTATACATCTCAAAGTTCAGATTTCACGTTGTAGTTGCCAGGCCAAGACCAAGTCTGCCCCTAATTCACTATTCCTAGAATGCATTCAAGCATTCAATGACGATTGTTACGTCTCTTTACAGAACCGAGTTTAATACCCCTGGAACTGTTGGCCTATAATGTTCCCACTGTCGCCAAACATGGGAATTTTGTTAAAACCAGGGTCTAGAGTCTTGTTAAGAGGTACTTACATCAGAACCCCTCCGCACCTGCCACTGCACAGTCTCTTGATATGGATTTACCGACTCCATTCACAAGGCCTGAGAACATGTCTCAGGCTCTTCCTTCGCAGGAACCAAACAAAAACTTCATTCTCACCACAAATTTTTCTCTAGCGTTCTAAAATCATCTGATCGATGACATTCTATATCCTTGGTAGAGGCTAAAAGCAAACCGGGGCACATACTGCGACCCTCTTTGTACATTCCTTCTGGATGTTTCCTAAAATACGTCGAATGAAATCAGTAGGCCATAGGTCATTTAAGAAAGGCACAGTTGCATCTGGTTGCTCGAAAAAAATTCCCCTCGTGATGAAGCAAAAGAAGTCAGGGACGGTTTTACATAGcaatttttgatcattttcttgAAGCGAATCCACTTCCTGAAAGAAGCCGTGATAGGAAACCTGCATTGCCCTTGTCATCCACCTTGACCCCTGGTTTGTTTAAAGTGCTTATGATAGACCATTGAGCGTCAAAGTCCGGTTCATAACCGATTCTTTGCATGGCTCGCACGAGGTCAGATGCCTTTTCGGAATTATTCTCGCAGCAGTATCTGTTTATCACAAGTCGATACATCTCTCTGGTTGGGAGTTCACCGACCCTTGTCATGGACACCAGCAGCTTCTCTGCCTCCGCAGTTTCTCCAACATCGCAACATTTTCGTATGAGTCCGGCCCACACCTGCATGCTCGGTCTCAAGTCCCTACTCAGCATCTCAGCATGAACATCCAATGCTTGCTGCAATTCATCATTTCTGCAGAAACCACATGCCAGAGAATCGTAGCAGGAAGAAGTAGGAATGCTCCTTCTCTTCACCATTATGTTCACAAGATGAACtgccttcttcattttcccttGACGAGACAACTGCTTGACGAGACCATCATAAATGACACCATCAGGAACTAAATTTTTCTCTACCATCCGGTCCACAAACTTTTCTGCTTCACCAAGCTTACCATGAGAAAGGAGCCCTTTAACCACAGCATTTTGAATGGTTGAATGAGTGATCCAGCCTCTAGATTCCAGTTCTTGACTCAACCATATGCACATTCCAGGATCCGATAATTCACTTGAGCAGGTAATGATACTCCTCAAACTGCGCTTACTCGGAGCCAGTTCCTTGGAGATCATGATGGATAGATAATGCAAAGAACTGGATAAATccttaattttagaaaatccatCCACAAGAAAATTGTAGGTGACTTCATCTGGCTGCAATTTCTTCTCTTGCAGCTcatccaaaattttcttcacaagaAAGATATTTCCAGATGAGAAAGCATAGAAAATGAGAATGTTATAGACAATGAGGCCATGAGAGTTGCTTGGTCCCAGCAGAAGATTTTTAAGGTTTAATACCGCATGGGCCTGTCCTCCTAAGCACATCAGGCGCACCATCATCCTAAAACTGGAAAGAGAGAGGCTCAAATTTCTTCTAATCATATAAGCAAGTACCTCCTCAACTTTCCTTAAGTTGTTTGATTGACAAATACCCCACACCATTATAGCACAAGCTTCAGCATGTGGACCCACTCCCTTAGAGGATAGATCCCAAAATAAATTTGATGCTTCTTTTAATTCACCTGCCATAAGATAACCCTTTAGTAAAGCACAATGAGAAGAAAGTGACAAGGAAGAATCATCTCTCGGCACAGCCTCATTTACACCAATTGCTTCAGTAAACCTTTTTGCTTTGCAAAGAATAGGAATTAACAAAACTGACGCATCTGGATGAGGGACAAGTCTCTTGGCTTGCATGGTATCAAATATACTCAAGGCTTCTAAGTACTTTTTTTCCCCACAAAATCCCCTTATAAGTTGACTATATGCCGTATCCTCTATTAAGCAACCCCTCTGATGCATTTCTTTCACAAGTGCATATGCAATGGTACTTAAACCCGCATCACAGAGTTTCTCAAGGAAGACGTCGACAACATTATAGGCAGGGAAGGCCATAACTGAGCTTTCGAAAAGCTCCAGTGCTTCACTGATCAATGCATTCTGGCTGAGACAACCAACAAGAGCACTTAGGTCTTTCAGTCCTGGAACCCACTTAGATTCTCTAACAAGATCCAAGCAACCGCTGAGTTCTCTAAGAAATCCTTTCTCAGAAAGACTTCTGATAAAGATGTTATAAGTCTCATTCTCAATCACTAAGCCTCTTTCCTGCATCCCATCCAAAATAATCCTAGCCTTTTGTCTCCATCCTCTCTTGCTGTAAAGTTGGGCAAGCAAATTAAGAGTGTCTGCATCTAACTGTATAATAGATCTAGGCATTTTCTCCAGAAGACAATCTATACATTTGAAAGTAGGATAAGATGTACAAATCCCCTTGACTAAAGCCGATAGGACGGACAGAGACAAATTTTGCCCCCATTGAACCATTTCATCAACCAACCTCAATCCGTATTTAAGATTTCCATGCCTGCAGTGTTTCATTATAAGCGAGTTAAAATCGGGAAGAAAAGCGTCATCGAGGATCCCATTTATTCTTTTGTCAAACTCATCAATATCTGCATCCAAATAAAGTCCATTGCCAAGACTATCGTAGAACTCTGTCCTTGAAAATCTGGCATCACTGTCTCTCTTCAACTTCACATCTAGTGGACCGAATCCCAACATAGTGAAAGCCTTTGAAAGTGGATCCTCAGTAGAAGAAAGCTGAATTAGATGAAGTTTCATCATTCTGTCAACAACAGTCCTAACTTCATCAAATTTTCTAGCTTTACAATACCCTGCCAAGAAAATTTTGTAAGTTAAAAAATTGGGTGTTGCGCATCCCTCTATCATCTCATCAAGAATATGACATGCATGTTCCCACATACCCTCTTTAAAGATTGCACTAATCAGAGCATTATACGAACATATATCTGGTTTAAGACCTCTTCCCAATACTTCTGACAAATAAACAAGAGCACCTTTCAAATTCCCTTCACGACAGCACCAACCTATTAACATTCCAAAGGTTATTTCATCAGGCTTGAAACCTAACTGCTCCAATTCAAGTCTAAACAGGTTGGCCCTCTCTGAGCCAGAATTCCAACAGAGAGCACTTATCATCCTATTGCCAGCTTGAACATCCGGTGCACAGTTCAACTCAAGAAAGAAACTAAGGAGATCTTCAAAGTCTCTCTTCTCACAATATGcacaaacaatttcaaatagAACTGAGCTGCAAGGCTCATATCCACAACCAGCAGCCTTCTTGACAAGATTTCTCGCTTCTGGAATTTTGCCTTCTTCACAGAGTAATTTGACAGCAGCACCAAAGTTTACTTTGCTGAGCATCAAAGCTAATTCCACTGTCTATTAAATTAAGAGAAACCCTCAGAGCCAAGTGAGGTTTCTTCCTTCTAACTAAAAGTTCTATAAGTGAATAATAACAAGAGCGAGCTGGTACCAAACCTTGGCTTGACATTTTATCAAGCAGGTAGAGGCTCCTCTCGAAATCACCAACTCCAGCGTACCTCTCAATCAAGTCACTGAATATTTCTTGACTATCCAACGGAATTCCTCGGCTTTCAATATCCCGCAGCAACAACTCAGCTTCTCTAAGTAGCCCAACCCGCGTGAGCATCGACCCCATGAGTTCGTATGCTCGAGGTAGATGCTCAAACCCCTCACTCCGTCCCATCGGAAACTTGAAAACTTCCCATAAAGACTCCACCTTTTCGACTCCAACCTCAACCTTTTCAAACTCGGACGTAAACCCCGACAGTATTCGGAGCACATCCTGAGGTTCGAGCTCAGAAGCTCTAAGCAACCCACGGGCAGTGTCGGGTATCACATCGAAAATCTCGAAAAGAAGGTCCTTGAGAGAAGCATCGCCACGGGTCTTCACTTTCGTCGGGCTCTTCTCCTCTAACAGATGAGCACACCTGGATAAAACTGATCCCGCAATGCCTCGGAAACTTGAAGAGGACTGGTCGTCTGGAGACGGTGATCGAGGAGCGTCATCAGCGAGAGTATGAACAGCGGCGAAGCGATGGTTagtgagagagaagagaggaagaagctGCTTGATGTGGGAACGGGAGAGAGCGGCGCGTTGGAGCATGAAACACCGCCAAACTGATGTCAATGGCCAATGGGGATCACTTCCGCAGCGCCATGAATCAATGCCAacaagttttgaacttttcttgtTAAAAGTAACGTAGTATTTTGTCGCCTGATTTTTAATGTTTGATTTGAGAGTCAAAGTAAAACATtattaaagaaagaatttttttcacTAAAACCAGATTCAAATGTGATTAACAAAATATTAAAGACGCTTATTAATAAGACTCATCGCAATTAATAATGCCATAAGAAAATTTGAGCTAATTTTAAGTATCAATCTCAACCTTAAACAAAAATAAGAGTCAAAGTAAATCAATGCCAAGTGTGAAGGCATTGTTATACAAACAACATAGGATTCAATCACCTGACTTTATGCCGACAATTGCACGATGATTGGGTCAAACGCtctgaaattggcgaagaattCTACAATTTCGAAATGTACCAACTTCAAAAAGGACAAGCTAGATCTTGGGAGGAGGTCCGACCCAACTTTACGAAGATCGTTCGGCCCATCGACCAAGCAACGCCGAGCCCTCGACTTTGGGCTCACCGGGGGGTCCGATCCTTCTTAGGCATTTCTTCGCAGCGCTTGGCCTCGATCCAAGTCGGCTGGCTGGAGTAGACCCGGCCCAGCCCTGCGGATCAAGATAATCCAGATGAGAATCCCCgcagtgtgagagagagagagagagagagagagagagagagagatgtttaaTGTGCAACTCCAAAGTTTTGTCAGGGGCGAAGCAGAGGACATCTTGGCAATGTCATATGCGAGATTGATGCAGATGTTGGAGGGTGAGCAGACCATTAGCAAGTGATGGATCGCCTTCTGGATCTACCCAAGCACCCCCACACGGATGTGTGTGGTCACCATCGTACCCGATCCAAGTTCATCGAGCTCCCTCATTGATGAAACACCGGTTACCCCATGTCTCGTGCCTCTCGAGAATTTTTCACCGAAAAAACACTTTACCTCACACGTCGGCACTTCCGAGCAAATCTCAGACGTTCGAGGCACACCAGAAAACTTTGCATGCTGTTCAGAATCGCTCATGATTGAAGCCGCCGCAGCGCCTCCGAATTCGGAAGCTCGAAGCCGCCTGGCTAgcaacaaaaattgatttctgagTTTTGAAAACAACATAGTCGCCACCGAACGGTTTAGATAAATCTTCAAGGCAATGCGCTTCGCTAGGTATTTGAGCGAATACGAAAGCAACAATATGTTATGTTATGGGtcataaattcttaaaggaTTGGATCAAAGGCAGTCATTGATCATTTCTCATAGCCAATATtgcttcattaattttttttcgtttctttttcatGGGTATGAGTACAGGAAGTTCAGCTCCTGGCTACATGGAGGCTCATGAAATACCTTGCAAAACTCATTAACCGGCCGACCCTACGCCTTTAGTCTATGAAAGTGGGCTTTATCTGGAGACTGGAATCCCTTGCCTGCAGTCGATGGTATCTGAACGAGCGACCTCCCATTCCTGAATTGAAATCTCTTAGTCTTGAACCAATCTCACCTAACACTACAGTTggttttcatcaatttcaggCGTGAAAAGAAAGATTTTTTGGGGGCACCATATATGCCCTACGGTTTGTAAATGAGAAAGGACTGCACTTGGGTTCCGTGCTTGTCCAAAGGGACGACGTCCATGTGCAATTAACACCCGCGGATCATGTCTGTCAATCACCGAATTCTCTCATTGAATGCCCGTTTTCGCTAATACTTGGCTGATTTTAATGCACTTCCACAGCAAGCGGGACTCGCGACAATTACAGCTGATGAAGAGGGACCACAGGGACAGTGGAACATGAGCATGATCTTGTATTTTTGGCGATTTTAATCAACATGTATTTATTGCTCCGACCGAAATGAAACATGTGATTACTGTTATTTATCCGATTGTCGTAAGGACATcgtgtcgtttttttttttttctttttcctgattgGTTACTGGAGATTGAGGGTGTAGGGTCAATAAGAAAGACGACCACATTCGAATAGAATCCAAACAGTCATATTGGGAACGAAATTGAGACCATAGTTACTAGGAAATATTAAGTAAAAATCGACATTCGGTATGTGAATCACTTTTACACAAAAGCTTCCACATGAGCTGTTAGATTGCGTGAATCCATCGTGATGTAATGACTCATGTGAAGTGGACAAACATAAAGCGAGAGTTTTTAGTGGTTTTGCTTGTCTTTTTTGCTGCAGAATTTCAAGGACTaagctgaaaattttgcataggaaattagagggaaaaaaaaaaaaacactacgAGCCAttgcatttccttttctttggtgAATAAGGCTAAGTTCCAAACAAATCAGAACTTTTCACCTGGGAtaaaaatatcataactttTCAAACGATCTAAAAAAACCCACCAACTTCCATTTGAGGGACAAGAATACCCATGATTAATATTTTTGACGTTGAGATTATCACACATCGATTGTGAAAATAGTTGGTGGTCAATTTATAAGTATAAAGGAAAGTCTCGTTCTTTGACAATGACACATGAGcagttgaaaaaaagaaatgcatcaTTTAAACCAAAAGACAACATAGGATACGTTAACATTAA
It encodes the following:
- the LOC125312955 gene encoding receptor-like protein 33, which encodes MEDTFPDWLETLPKLQVLVLRSNKFHGFVRSPRAARPFPELRIFDLSNNNFSGPLPVRYIMKLIAMMNREKGRGQLQYMGGYGYQDSVTVTMKGLEIRLVKILTIFTSIDLSSNHFVGGLPMDIGSLKSLKGLNISHNNLTGYIPPSIGNLSDLEWLDLSSNQFTGRIPQELADLTSLAFLNLSENRLIGPIPPGPQFNTFKSDSFDGNLGLCGFPLPETCKSGSRETPPETILPENDTEHGGWFEWRTILIGYGCGTVAGISLGYIIIDSKKLERLVGLFDGIGAKMRRKSKRNARRSYQR
- the LOC115732321 gene encoding casparian strip membrane protein 1-like; this encodes MKAGGVEAGEVARASVARSGVNKGVAVLDFILRIVAFICTLGSAIAMGTTDETLPFFTRFIRFRAKYDDLPTFTFFVVANSVVGAYLVLSLPLSIFHIMRSAAQNSRIVLVIFDVAMLALLTAGASASAAIVYLAHKGNTKANWFSICQQFNSFCERISGSLIGSFGGVVVLMLLILLSAIALSRR
- the LOC115730187 gene encoding LOW QUALITY PROTEIN: pentatricopeptide repeat-containing protein At5g15280, mitochondrial (The sequence of the model RefSeq protein was modified relative to this genomic sequence to represent the inferred CDS: deleted 1 base in 1 codon), which encodes MLQRAALSRSHIKQLLPLFSLTNHRFAAVHTLADDAPRSPSPDDQSSSSFRGIAGSVLSRCAHLLEEKSPTKVKTRGDASLKDLLFEIFDVIPDTARGLLRASELEPQDVLRILSGFTSEFEKVEVGVEKVESLWEVFKFPMGRSEGFEHLPRAYELMGSMLTRVGLLREAELLLRDIESRGIPLDSQEIFSDLIERYAGVGDFERSLYLLDKMSSQGLVPARSCYYSLIELLVRRKKPHLALRVSLNLIDSGISFDAQQSKLWCCCQLLCEEGKIPEARNLVKKAAGCGYEPCSSVLFEIVCAYCEKRDFEDLLSFFLELNCAPDVQAGNRMISALCWNSGSERANLFRLELEQLGFKPDEITFGMLIGWCCREGNLKGALVYLSEVLGRGLKPDICSYNALISAIFKEGMWEHACHILDEMIEGCATPNFLTYKIFLAGYCKARKFDEVRTVVDRMMKLHLIQLSSTEDPLSKAFTMLGFGPLDVKLKRDSDARFSRTEFYDSLGNGLYLDADIDEFDKRINGILDDAFLPDFNSLIMKHCRHGNLKYGLRLVDEMVQWGQNLSLSVLSALVKGICTSYPTFKCIDCLLEKMPRSIIQLDADTLNLLAQLYSKRGWRQKARIILDGMQERGLVIENETYNIFIRSLSEKGFLRELSGCLDLVRESKWVPGLKDLSALVGCLSQNALISEALELFESSVMAFPAYNVVDVFLEKLCDAGLSTIAYALVKEMHQRGCLIEDTAYSQLIRGFCGEKKYLEALSIFDTMQAKRLVPHPDASVLLIPILCKAKRFTEAIGVNEAVPRDDSSLSLSSHCALLKGYLMAGELKEASNLFWDLSSKGVGPHAEACAIMVWGICQSNNLRKVEEVLAYMIRRNLSLSLSSFRMMVRLMCLGGQAHAVLNLKNLLLGPSNSHGLIVYNILIFYAFSSGNIFLVKKILDELQEKKLQPDEVTYNFLVDGFSKIKDLSSSLHYLSIMISKELAPSKRSLRSIITCSSELSDPGMCIWLSQELESRGWITHSTIQNAVVKGLLSHGKLGEAEKFVDRMVEKNLVPDGVIYDGLVKQLSRQGKMKKAVHLVNIMVKRRSIPTSSCYDSLACGFCRNDELQQALDVHAEMLSRDLRPSMQVWAGLIRKCCDVGETAEAEKLLVSMTRVGELPTREMYRLVINRYCCENNSEKASDLVRAMQRIGYEPDFDAQWSIISTLNKPGVKVDDKGNAGFLSRLLSGSGFASRK